From Bacillus pumilus, one genomic window encodes:
- a CDS encoding thioester domain-containing protein: protein MGRQNIGYFFAITTFSIVLTVLFLFSNADSAAAARAEAKGPYSWTDPGGITHSTALIKIGDNIVFCIDPDIPAPYGGHNYKSGERQYDDAVKAILYYGYGGDGNELGNTMTDMVKTYVALNNWKSGKRTQSTYSNQDKEVWSLIQHAKRGDAPSYQVSFQKKNLKTTLNGENQKSEVNKLQGKGSVTLELPKEVTININGNKKTGGKVTIKDGQSFYFTAPLNYGSTFKTGNVNGKYNELASLLYMPNSTNYQRLMGSVLVVDPIVSAGFSVEFEKRQSTLTVEHRDIYDNTLLESKNELKTIGTKYKYQSYKEIKKNNNVYVPVKKEIKEGTVGVNNKKIVFYYNLKRDVTVLHKDNRDKRLLKKEVYSKLRGEKYSYGPKTDLKKGDYTYRPIRSDKVEGQVGSKNITITFFYDVPLIKLELKKLQIYTAKANAGLPVKVHLGKVNIYPNDTPGMNDTNINLNLYQGEQKLASKEFTAKDIPKLVEFKIDSKNLKINSNKPYTVKLEGFNQNDIDVLTNASSLTTHGFTSSERVITATSEENTRVSEKAVVMTEITPTTKEKRYYEIFRFVLSDIPTMKTGYGFEKEFEYTYQNEIGQKFRDGDFHFNVPSKLIDSYLKYDKSKVPFEKIKETSQNEGNVITTTSLYALPKVYVERMTGNLFSSKDNDPRLKHELIDGGRKFYLPIWLELGDYKVITESNKLGVNQVMFEIYDNINVKASMYATKDSETVDDDEILLHPVNGDNPFPSGLPDGWTNDDIKWITK from the coding sequence ATGGGAAGACAAAACATCGGCTATTTCTTTGCCATTACAACATTTTCAATCGTTTTAACAGTCTTATTTTTGTTTAGTAATGCAGATAGTGCAGCAGCAGCTAGAGCAGAAGCAAAAGGCCCATATTCATGGACTGATCCAGGTGGCATCACTCACAGTACCGCATTAATCAAAATAGGCGATAATATCGTTTTCTGTATTGATCCTGATATACCAGCACCATATGGAGGACACAATTATAAATCAGGCGAACGACAGTATGATGATGCTGTGAAAGCTATCCTATATTATGGTTATGGAGGTGACGGGAATGAGCTTGGAAACACAATGACAGATATGGTTAAGACTTATGTGGCTTTGAATAACTGGAAAAGTGGTAAAAGGACTCAAAGCACATACAGTAACCAAGATAAAGAAGTTTGGTCGTTGATTCAACACGCAAAGCGCGGTGATGCACCTAGTTACCAGGTTAGTTTTCAGAAGAAGAATTTAAAGACTACTTTGAATGGAGAGAATCAAAAATCAGAAGTGAACAAGCTTCAAGGTAAAGGATCTGTAACATTAGAATTACCCAAAGAAGTGACCATAAACATAAATGGTAATAAGAAAACCGGTGGTAAGGTTACTATTAAGGATGGACAGAGTTTTTATTTTACTGCCCCTTTAAATTATGGTTCGACCTTTAAAACTGGCAATGTCAATGGGAAATATAATGAATTAGCTTCGCTATTATACATGCCTAATTCAACGAACTACCAGCGTTTAATGGGTAGTGTATTGGTAGTGGATCCTATAGTTTCAGCTGGCTTTAGTGTTGAGTTTGAGAAACGCCAATCAACACTAACCGTAGAACACCGTGACATTTATGATAACACTCTTCTGGAAAGCAAAAATGAATTGAAGACGATCGGTACCAAATATAAATATCAAAGCTATAAAGAGATTAAGAAGAATAATAATGTATATGTACCTGTCAAAAAAGAGATTAAAGAAGGAACTGTTGGGGTTAATAATAAAAAAATAGTCTTTTATTATAACTTAAAAAGGGATGTAACTGTTTTACACAAGGATAACAGAGATAAGAGATTATTAAAGAAAGAGGTATATAGTAAGCTGCGAGGTGAAAAGTATTCTTATGGGCCAAAAACAGATTTGAAAAAGGGCGATTATACTTATCGGCCTATTAGGTCCGATAAGGTAGAAGGTCAAGTTGGTAGCAAGAATATAACAATCACTTTTTTTTATGACGTTCCTCTAATTAAATTAGAACTGAAAAAGCTTCAAATTTATACAGCAAAAGCAAATGCCGGCTTACCTGTTAAAGTACATTTAGGTAAGGTAAACATATACCCAAATGATACTCCAGGAATGAATGACACAAATATCAACTTGAATCTATATCAAGGTGAACAAAAGTTAGCAAGTAAAGAATTCACAGCAAAAGACATACCGAAGTTAGTGGAATTTAAGATTGATTCAAAAAACTTAAAAATCAACTCAAATAAGCCTTACACGGTGAAATTAGAAGGATTTAACCAAAATGATATAGATGTACTAACCAACGCATCAAGCTTAACTACACATGGTTTTACGAGTTCTGAGAGGGTAATTACTGCAACTTCTGAAGAAAATACTAGAGTGAGTGAAAAAGCTGTTGTAATGACTGAAATCACTCCTACCACTAAAGAAAAGAGATATTACGAAATTTTCAGGTTTGTTCTATCTGATATACCTACCATGAAGACTGGATATGGGTTTGAAAAAGAATTTGAGTACACTTACCAAAATGAAATAGGACAAAAATTTAGGGATGGAGATTTTCATTTCAATGTACCTTCTAAACTTATAGATAGTTACTTGAAATATGATAAAAGCAAGGTGCCATTTGAAAAAATCAAGGAAACCTCACAGAACGAAGGAAATGTTATAACAACGACATCTTTATATGCTTTACCGAAAGTGTATGTCGAAAGAATGACTGGAAATTTATTTTCAAGCAAGGACAATGATCCAAGATTGAAACATGAATTAATCGATGGTGGCAGAAAATTTTATCTCCCTATCTGGTTGGAACTGGGCGATTATAAAGTTATTACTGAATCAAACAAACTAGGTGTAAACCAAGTAATGTTTGAGATTTATGACAATATAAACGTCAAAGCTTCTATGTATGCAACAAAAGATTCTGAAACTGTTGATGACGATGAAATTCTTTTGCACCCTGTAAACGGAGACAATCCATTTCCTTCAGGTTTACCTGATGGTTGGACAAACGATGATATTAAATGGATTACAAAATAA